A single region of the Variovorax paradoxus genome encodes:
- a CDS encoding FadR/GntR family transcriptional regulator, with amino-acid sequence MLAQAPRTSLADSAANSIRAEISAGRWAVGSRIPVEPQLALLLGVSRGTVREAVKTLVSRGLLEVRQGSGTYVRSGFDPSANLQKMRRASLRDQFEVRRALEVEAARLAAVRHTAKDLRNLRALLERRGLPDASDGGASFIQRDLDFHLAIVDVSGNLALAETCRFITGYIKDTIASSMGTSLPEPDQAAHASIVEAIASRDPDRAAEAVRAFMAPMIDALSKAEP; translated from the coding sequence ATGCTGGCCCAAGCACCCCGAACTTCCCTTGCCGACAGCGCCGCCAACAGCATTCGCGCCGAGATCTCGGCCGGCCGCTGGGCCGTCGGTTCGCGCATTCCCGTCGAGCCGCAGCTCGCCCTGCTTCTGGGCGTGAGCCGCGGCACCGTGCGCGAAGCCGTGAAAACACTGGTCTCGCGCGGGCTGCTCGAGGTGCGGCAGGGCTCCGGCACCTATGTGCGCTCCGGCTTCGATCCGTCGGCCAACTTGCAGAAGATGCGGCGCGCGAGCCTGCGCGACCAGTTCGAGGTGCGCCGCGCACTCGAGGTAGAAGCCGCCCGGCTTGCCGCCGTGCGCCACACAGCCAAGGACCTGCGCAACCTCAGGGCCCTGCTCGAGCGGCGTGGCTTGCCGGATGCAAGCGACGGCGGTGCAAGCTTCATCCAGCGCGACCTGGATTTCCACCTGGCCATCGTCGACGTTTCGGGCAACCTGGCGCTGGCTGAAACCTGCCGCTTCATCACCGGCTACATCAAGGACACCATCGCCAGCTCCATGGGCACCAGCCTGCCCGAACCCGACCAGGCGGCACACGCGTCCATCGTCGAAGCCATTGCCAGCCGCGACCCCGACCGCGCCGCGGAAGCGGTTCGCGCTTTCATGGCGCCCATGATCGACGCACTGTCGAAAGCCGAGCCATGA
- a CDS encoding TPM domain-containing protein, giving the protein MKAVICGVRTLRLWWWLSLHVAALLAWPLPAQAKPVPVPPMQSRVVDLTNTLKPSQAEALRQQIASIENETQAQLAVLIVPTTGEDSIEQYATRVFAAWKLGREQEDDGVLLLVALKDRRMRIEVGTGLEGAITDIQAARVIDEQMVPAFRKGEFAEGIEATLQVLSQRAGAQPSMMVAESETPEDEEQTLQAQEEPEESGPTGRGRVTPAGWAVFGVLLWSVGVGVWHGRRSGKPKRRRAAAPAPDTFLRAHSHWKLSFGMLVAAALAAAVILREPAMLFMLATMPAPLGFALGMACARSRTARRVTAAAVLLIVLLVVAARRVGADVLLQGAMHLFAAAIGLAFASGVAFGMRNAWRTSVASFGLRLLFVLGAMAVLGVTAFREIAADTVWMPLTLVAVVTSAFAFLPLAFGNGNGAGRVRYSSSDRGWSGSSSSSSSSSSSSSSSSSGGGGSSSGGGASGSW; this is encoded by the coding sequence ATGAAGGCAGTCATCTGCGGCGTGCGGACTCTGCGGCTCTGGTGGTGGTTGAGCCTGCATGTGGCTGCGTTGCTCGCGTGGCCCTTGCCGGCGCAAGCCAAACCTGTGCCGGTTCCACCAATGCAGTCGCGCGTGGTCGATCTGACGAACACGCTGAAGCCATCCCAAGCCGAGGCTTTGCGGCAGCAGATTGCATCCATCGAGAACGAAACCCAGGCGCAGCTTGCGGTACTGATCGTGCCGACCACCGGGGAAGATTCGATCGAGCAGTACGCCACGCGTGTCTTCGCCGCCTGGAAGCTGGGCCGCGAGCAAGAAGACGACGGCGTGCTGCTGCTGGTGGCGCTGAAGGACCGCCGCATGCGCATCGAGGTGGGCACGGGTCTGGAAGGCGCGATCACCGACATACAGGCCGCCCGCGTCATCGACGAGCAGATGGTGCCGGCCTTTCGCAAGGGCGAGTTCGCGGAGGGCATCGAGGCGACGCTGCAAGTGCTGTCGCAGCGGGCCGGCGCGCAGCCCTCCATGATGGTCGCCGAGTCGGAAACGCCGGAGGACGAAGAGCAGACCCTGCAGGCGCAGGAAGAGCCGGAAGAAAGCGGCCCCACCGGTAGGGGCCGGGTGACGCCTGCGGGCTGGGCCGTCTTCGGCGTGTTGCTCTGGAGTGTTGGCGTCGGCGTCTGGCACGGCCGGCGGTCCGGCAAGCCGAAGCGCAGGCGCGCGGCCGCCCCGGCCCCGGATACGTTCTTGCGCGCTCATTCCCACTGGAAGTTGTCGTTCGGCATGCTCGTGGCCGCTGCGCTGGCGGCCGCCGTCATCCTGCGCGAACCCGCGATGCTCTTCATGCTTGCGACGATGCCCGCCCCGCTCGGCTTCGCGCTGGGAATGGCCTGCGCCCGCTCGCGTACCGCGCGGCGCGTCACCGCCGCCGCGGTGCTGCTGATCGTGCTGCTCGTCGTGGCGGCCCGCAGGGTGGGAGCGGATGTGCTGCTGCAGGGCGCCATGCATCTGTTCGCCGCCGCGATCGGCCTTGCGTTCGCCTCGGGCGTGGCATTCGGCATGCGCAATGCCTGGCGTACGAGCGTGGCCAGCTTCGGGTTGCGCCTTCTCTTCGTGCTGGGCGCCATGGCCGTGTTGGGCGTGACGGCCTTCCGGGAGATTGCGGCCGACACGGTGTGGATGCCGCTCACGCTGGTGGCCGTCGTGACATCGGCCTTTGCCTTTCTTCCGCTCGCCTTCGGCAATGGGAACGGCGCGGGCCGCGTTCGCTACAGTTCGAGCGACAGGGGGTGGAGCGGCAGCTCCTCCAGCAGCTCTTCTTCCTCATCGTCGTCTTCGTCATCTTCATCGGGCGGCGGCGGCTCCAGCAGCGGCGGCGGGGCATCCGGCAGCTGGTAG
- the pbpC gene encoding penicillin-binding protein 1C, with protein MNRPSLTASHLAAALIAASCMQPTLAFAAGAVSFDEVKRGFRSSDTAVLDRSGELLQRVRTDATVRRGQWIALSDVSPALRMAMVLSEDRRFYEHSGIDWRAVSSAAWANLWNTRTRGASTITMQLSGLLDEDLRRANSGRTFTQKIGQTVAATQLERNWRKDQILEAYLNTVPFRGEIVGIDALSRTLFGKAPSGLDAREAAVAAALVRAPNAKPAQVAQRACEVMRAMEPGQKIDCDALDMFTSAAVHRRAFDANEGIAPHAARRVLKELGEAEATAKPTAPARQAGAREAAVRTTLRAPLQRFALDALQRHLKELRGRHVEDGALVVLDNANGEVLAWVGSSGPLSQAAEVDAVTALRQPGSTLKPLLYAQAIAERRLTAASLIDDSSAQINTASGLYIPQNYDRQFKGPVSARTAVAASLNVPAVRTLVMVSPESFARQLRAAGLPLRESGDYYGYSLALGSAEVSLLSLTNAYRMLANGGRYGTTTLTARMPAPPPASSAKPKAADSASTAAAPMLDPAAAFIVGDILSDANARTRTFGLDSILSTRFWTAVKTGTSKDMRDNWAVGWSQRYTVGVWVGNASGASMWDVSGTSGAAPVWAEVMRFLHAREPSRAPRPPAGLVEARVAFGPGADGNPLEAARSEWFLQGTEQPLFALDTAAGTPAANTAAARIIAPVDGTIIALDPDIPPLHQRVRFESEGRGVQWRIDGKYFARGNSAQWLPWPGRHVIELVDATGKVVDQRRLEVRGAGVVAKSARR; from the coding sequence ATGAATCGCCCGTCACTTACCGCCAGCCATCTTGCCGCTGCATTGATCGCGGCGAGCTGCATGCAGCCGACCCTGGCGTTTGCCGCCGGTGCGGTGAGCTTCGACGAGGTGAAGCGCGGGTTCCGCTCGTCGGACACCGCGGTGCTCGACCGCAGCGGCGAACTGCTGCAGCGCGTGCGCACCGATGCCACGGTGCGGCGCGGCCAATGGATTGCGCTGTCCGATGTATCGCCGGCGCTGCGCATGGCCATGGTGCTGAGCGAGGACAGGCGCTTCTACGAGCACAGCGGCATCGACTGGCGTGCGGTGTCGTCGGCGGCATGGGCCAACCTGTGGAACACCCGCACGCGCGGCGCCTCGACCATCACGATGCAGCTCTCGGGCCTGCTCGACGAAGACCTGCGCCGCGCCAACAGCGGGCGCACCTTCACGCAGAAGATCGGCCAGACCGTGGCGGCCACTCAGTTGGAGCGCAACTGGCGCAAGGACCAGATCCTGGAGGCCTACCTCAACACCGTGCCGTTCCGCGGCGAGATCGTGGGCATCGACGCGCTTTCGCGCACGCTGTTCGGCAAGGCGCCGAGCGGGCTGGACGCGCGCGAGGCCGCCGTGGCCGCGGCGCTGGTGCGCGCGCCCAACGCCAAGCCCGCGCAGGTGGCGCAACGCGCGTGCGAGGTCATGCGCGCAATGGAGCCCGGCCAGAAGATCGACTGCGATGCGCTCGATATGTTCACCAGCGCGGCGGTGCACCGGCGGGCGTTCGATGCGAACGAAGGCATTGCGCCGCATGCGGCGCGGCGCGTGCTGAAGGAGTTGGGCGAGGCCGAAGCCACCGCAAAGCCCACGGCGCCCGCGCGGCAAGCCGGCGCCAGGGAAGCCGCCGTGCGCACCACCTTGCGCGCGCCGCTGCAGCGCTTTGCGCTCGACGCGCTGCAGCGCCACCTGAAGGAACTGCGCGGCCGCCATGTGGAAGACGGCGCGCTGGTGGTGCTCGACAACGCGAACGGCGAAGTCCTCGCGTGGGTCGGTTCGTCGGGCCCGCTGAGCCAGGCGGCCGAGGTCGATGCGGTCACCGCGCTGCGCCAGCCGGGCTCCACGCTCAAGCCGCTGCTCTATGCCCAGGCCATTGCCGAACGGCGGCTCACCGCGGCATCGCTGATCGACGATTCGTCGGCGCAGATCAACACCGCCAGCGGCCTCTACATTCCGCAGAACTACGACCGCCAGTTCAAAGGACCGGTGTCGGCGCGCACGGCGGTTGCCGCATCGCTCAACGTGCCCGCCGTGCGCACGCTGGTGATGGTGTCGCCCGAATCGTTCGCACGGCAACTGCGCGCGGCCGGACTGCCGCTGCGCGAAAGCGGCGACTATTACGGCTACAGCCTCGCGCTCGGCAGCGCCGAGGTGTCGCTGCTGTCGCTCACCAATGCCTATCGCATGCTGGCCAATGGCGGGCGCTACGGGACCACCACGCTCACCGCGCGCATGCCCGCGCCGCCGCCGGCCTCGTCTGCCAAGCCCAAGGCCGCCGACAGCGCATCCACCGCCGCCGCGCCCATGCTCGACCCGGCCGCGGCCTTCATCGTCGGCGACATCCTGTCCGACGCGAACGCACGCACGCGCACCTTCGGGCTAGACAGCATTCTTTCCACGCGCTTCTGGACCGCGGTGAAAACCGGCACCAGCAAGGACATGCGCGACAACTGGGCCGTGGGTTGGTCGCAGCGCTACACGGTGGGCGTGTGGGTCGGCAATGCGAGCGGCGCGTCGATGTGGGACGTGAGCGGCACCAGCGGCGCGGCCCCGGTGTGGGCCGAGGTGATGCGCTTTTTGCACGCACGCGAGCCGAGCCGCGCGCCCAGGCCGCCCGCCGGCCTGGTCGAAGCGCGCGTGGCTTTCGGACCCGGTGCCGACGGCAACCCGCTGGAAGCCGCGCGCAGCGAGTGGTTCCTGCAAGGCACGGAGCAGCCGCTCTTTGCGCTCGACACCGCCGCGGGCACGCCGGCGGCAAACACCGCGGCGGCGCGCATCATCGCGCCGGTCGACGGCACCATCATCGCGCTCGATCCGGACATTCCGCCCCTGCACCAGCGCGTGCGCTTCGAGTCCGAAGGCCGCGGCGTGCAATGGCGCATCGACGGCAAATACTTTGCGCGCGGCAACAGCGCGCAATGGCTGCCCTGGCCGGGGCGCCACGTGATCGAACTCGTCGACGCGACGGGCAAGGTGGTCGACCAGCGCAGGCTCGAAGTGCGCGGTGCGGGCGTGGTCGCGAAAAGCGCCCGCCGATGA
- a CDS encoding thrombospondin type 3 repeat-containing protein, whose protein sequence is MKKTLAVLLAASAVLAGCVVAPYDRPPPPRGQYYGGDRDRDGVPNRYDRDRDGDGVPNRYDRRPNNPSR, encoded by the coding sequence ATGAAGAAGACATTGGCTGTTCTGCTCGCCGCATCGGCTGTTCTGGCCGGCTGCGTGGTTGCGCCCTATGACCGTCCGCCGCCGCCGCGCGGCCAATACTACGGGGGCGACCGCGACCGCGACGGCGTGCCCAACCGGTATGACCGCGACCGCGATGGCGACGGCGTGCCCAACCGCTACGACCGCAGGCCCAACAACCCCAGCCGTTGA
- a CDS encoding LysE family translocator yields MPVELWLAFVAASAVLLIIPGPTILTVISYSMSHGRRANVPLVAAVALGDSTALVVSLLGLGALLAASAFWFTVVKWAGGLYLLYLGIKLLRAGITSSEVAAPAAPDSRWRLFANTYLVTALNPKGIVFFVAFLPQFLSPAADMTRQLWVLAVTFVAMAALNATLYAVFAGSARKLLSSPRAQRRFNLVGGSLLSAAGVWALLARRPA; encoded by the coding sequence ATGCCCGTTGAACTCTGGCTCGCCTTCGTGGCGGCATCGGCCGTACTGCTGATCATTCCCGGCCCGACAATCCTCACGGTGATCAGCTATTCGATGTCGCATGGCCGGCGCGCCAATGTGCCGTTGGTGGCGGCCGTGGCGCTGGGCGATTCGACGGCGCTGGTGGTTTCGCTGCTCGGCCTGGGCGCGCTGCTGGCCGCTTCGGCGTTCTGGTTCACGGTGGTGAAGTGGGCAGGCGGCCTGTACCTGCTCTACCTCGGCATCAAGCTGCTGCGCGCGGGCATCACGTCGTCCGAGGTCGCGGCGCCTGCCGCACCCGATTCGCGCTGGCGGCTGTTTGCCAACACCTACCTGGTAACGGCGCTGAACCCCAAGGGCATTGTGTTCTTCGTGGCGTTCCTGCCGCAGTTCCTGAGCCCCGCGGCCGACATGACACGCCAGCTGTGGGTGCTGGCGGTCACCTTCGTGGCCATGGCGGCGCTCAATGCCACGCTCTACGCGGTGTTTGCGGGATCGGCCCGCAAGCTGCTTTCGTCGCCGCGCGCGCAGCGGCGCTTCAATCTTGTGGGCGGTTCGCTGCTGAGCGCGGCGGGCGTGTGGGCGCTGCTTGCGCGCCGGCCCGCCTGA
- a CDS encoding DUF2277 domain-containing protein: MCRSIKTLYNFEPPATEQEIRAAALQFVRKLSGFSVPSKANQEAFERAVDEVAATAGRLIDSLVTTAEPRDRAIEAERARARSAARFGT; encoded by the coding sequence ATGTGCAGAAGCATCAAGACCCTCTACAACTTCGAGCCTCCCGCCACCGAGCAGGAGATCCGCGCCGCGGCGCTGCAGTTCGTGCGCAAGCTCAGCGGCTTCAGCGTGCCGTCCAAGGCCAACCAGGAGGCCTTCGAACGCGCGGTCGACGAAGTGGCTGCAACGGCCGGGCGCCTGATCGATTCGCTGGTTACCACCGCCGAGCCACGCGACCGGGCCATCGAGGCGGAGCGCGCCAGGGCCAGGTCGGCCGCGCGCTTCGGAACCTGA
- a CDS encoding GNAT family N-acetyltransferase: MTHSVVPTEERHFESLHKALDAVAREQKYLALTQAPPLEQSLAFYRNVLSTGFPHFVAVDGTGKVVGWCDVSPVFGHSRAHIGLLGIALLPEARGQGLGAQLLQAAIDRSWARGLTRIQLTVRADNLNAKTLYERFGFEHEGLVRRASLIDGVYHDAHAMALLR, from the coding sequence ATGACCCACTCCGTCGTTCCCACCGAAGAACGCCACTTCGAAAGCCTGCACAAGGCGCTCGACGCCGTGGCGCGCGAACAGAAGTACCTCGCGCTCACGCAAGCGCCGCCGCTGGAGCAGTCGCTTGCCTTCTACCGGAATGTGCTGTCCACGGGCTTCCCTCATTTCGTTGCCGTCGATGGCACCGGCAAGGTCGTGGGCTGGTGCGACGTGTCGCCGGTGTTCGGCCATTCGCGCGCGCACATCGGGCTCCTGGGCATCGCGCTGCTGCCCGAGGCACGCGGCCAGGGACTCGGCGCGCAACTGCTGCAGGCCGCCATCGACAGGTCGTGGGCACGCGGACTCACGCGCATTCAGCTGACGGTTCGCGCGGACAACCTGAATGCGAAGACGCTGTACGAGCGCTTCGGCTTCGAACACGAAGGTCTCGTGCGCCGCGCCAGCCTGATCGACGGCGTGTACCACGACGCGCACGCCATGGCGCTGCTTCGCTAG
- a CDS encoding GNAT family N-acetyltransferase: protein MTLEWRHSLEDIDWEELSRLYQAAPLGNKQPGGLKLVFSNSMFKCFVYDDGRLVGAGRAVADGLDCSYICDVAVHPTHQGTGLGKQLVSRLMDLSKGHRKIILYAVAGKEPFYEKFGFRRMKTAMAVFENQAQAAERGLIE, encoded by the coding sequence ATGACACTCGAATGGCGCCATTCGCTCGAAGACATCGACTGGGAAGAACTCTCCCGGCTCTACCAGGCCGCACCGCTCGGCAACAAGCAGCCGGGCGGCCTGAAGCTCGTGTTCTCCAACAGCATGTTCAAGTGCTTCGTGTACGACGACGGCCGCCTGGTCGGGGCCGGGCGTGCAGTGGCCGACGGGCTCGACTGCTCCTACATCTGCGACGTGGCCGTGCACCCTACGCATCAGGGCACCGGCCTGGGCAAGCAGCTCGTCTCGCGGCTCATGGATCTTTCGAAGGGGCACCGCAAGATCATTCTTTATGCGGTGGCCGGCAAGGAGCCCTTCTACGAAAAGTTCGGCTTCAGGCGCATGAAGACCGCCATGGCCGTTTTCGAGAACCAGGCGCAGGCCGCGGAGCGCGGGCTGATCGAATGA
- the mnmH gene encoding tRNA 2-selenouridine(34) synthase MnmH — translation MRDQDNPRHQPTRVADLHRFDTVIDARSPSEFALDHIPGAINCPVLDDEERRIVGTIYKQTGAFEARRVGGAMVAANLARHLRERFGEQPANWRPLVYCWRGGLRSGSMVAWLRLVGWDAQQLAGGYKSFRHHVLAQIEATVPKLRLQVICGATGSAKTRVLQALAARGEQVLDLEHYASHKGSLLGALPGVPQPSQKQFETRIATCFGALDLSRTLYVEGESARIGRLSVPIPLVAHMRAAACIEIQASAAARLDYLLRDYAYLGDDRAALAEQLGRLKEMQGKAVVQRWQEWAMAGDLPQLFAELMALHYDPHYERSQARHFEKWPLRQQVAAPDLTDQGIEAVADAILRLNAAG, via the coding sequence ATGCGTGACCAAGACAACCCGCGCCACCAGCCCACGCGCGTGGCAGACCTGCACCGGTTCGACACCGTCATCGATGCGCGTTCGCCTTCCGAGTTTGCGCTCGACCACATTCCCGGCGCGATCAACTGCCCGGTGCTCGACGACGAAGAGCGCCGCATCGTCGGCACCATCTACAAGCAGACCGGCGCCTTTGAAGCGCGGCGCGTGGGCGGCGCCATGGTGGCCGCCAACCTCGCGCGGCACCTTCGCGAGCGCTTTGGCGAGCAACCCGCCAACTGGCGGCCGCTCGTGTACTGCTGGCGCGGGGGGCTGCGCAGCGGCTCGATGGTGGCCTGGCTGCGCCTGGTCGGCTGGGACGCGCAGCAGCTTGCCGGCGGCTACAAGAGCTTTCGCCACCATGTGCTGGCGCAAATCGAGGCCACGGTGCCGAAGCTTCGGCTCCAGGTGATCTGCGGTGCCACGGGCAGCGCCAAGACGCGCGTGCTGCAGGCACTGGCCGCGCGCGGCGAGCAGGTGCTCGACCTCGAACATTACGCCAGCCACAAGGGCTCGCTGCTGGGCGCCCTGCCCGGCGTGCCGCAGCCGTCGCAAAAGCAGTTCGAAACGCGCATTGCCACCTGCTTCGGTGCGCTCGACCTCTCTCGCACGCTGTATGTGGAAGGCGAGAGCGCCCGCATCGGCCGGCTCTCGGTTCCCATTCCCCTGGTCGCGCACATGCGCGCCGCGGCATGCATCGAAATTCAAGCTAGTGCAGCCGCACGGCTCGACTACCTGCTGCGCGACTACGCCTACCTGGGCGACGACCGCGCGGCACTCGCGGAACAGCTTGGCAGGCTGAAGGAAATGCAGGGCAAGGCGGTGGTGCAGCGCTGGCAGGAGTGGGCGATGGCGGGCGACCTGCCGCAGCTTTTTGCGGAACTGATGGCACTTCACTACGATCCGCACTACGAACGCTCGCAGGCGCGCCACTTCGAAAAGTGGCCGCTGCGCCAGCAGGTGGCGGCACCCGACCTGACGGACCAAGGCATCGAAGCCGTGGCGGACGCCATCCTGCGCTTGAACGCGGCCGGGTGA
- the phnE gene encoding phosphonate ABC transporter, permease protein PhnE, translating to MNGHVDLARPPRCIRCWAASAMVLAGVVASFGYLAIDYRALFTAESIGFMGKFIAEFFPPDFSSAFLAKTAWGALQTLAVSALGTLLAAAGAAALALPASGRSGLLVRQGCRFVLNFLRSVPELVWAALMVLAAGIGPFAGALALALHTTGVLGRLFAESLENAPREPEQALALSGAGAAAAFAYGSLPLVLPQWVAYALYRWEMNIRMAAVLGFVGGGGLGQLLYFHLSIFQQQQAMTVLIAMFVLVALVDLASGRLRRNLGHAHA from the coding sequence ATGAACGGGCATGTCGACTTGGCCAGGCCGCCTCGCTGCATCCGCTGCTGGGCGGCCTCGGCGATGGTGCTCGCGGGCGTGGTGGCCAGCTTTGGGTATCTGGCCATCGACTACCGGGCGCTGTTCACGGCGGAGTCGATCGGCTTCATGGGCAAGTTCATCGCCGAGTTTTTTCCTCCCGATTTTTCAAGTGCCTTCCTTGCCAAGACCGCGTGGGGCGCACTGCAGACGCTCGCCGTGTCGGCGCTGGGCACATTGCTGGCCGCCGCAGGTGCCGCCGCGCTCGCATTGCCGGCCTCGGGCAGGTCGGGCCTGCTGGTACGGCAGGGCTGCCGTTTTGTCCTCAACTTTCTGCGCAGCGTGCCCGAACTGGTGTGGGCCGCGCTCATGGTGCTGGCCGCCGGCATCGGGCCTTTCGCCGGAGCCTTGGCGCTCGCGCTGCACACCACCGGCGTGCTGGGCCGGCTGTTTGCCGAAAGCCTGGAGAACGCGCCGCGCGAACCCGAGCAGGCACTGGCCCTCAGCGGTGCCGGCGCGGCGGCGGCCTTCGCCTACGGCAGCCTTCCGCTCGTGCTGCCGCAATGGGTGGCCTATGCGCTGTATCGTTGGGAAATGAACATCCGGATGGCCGCGGTGCTTGGTTTTGTCGGCGGCGGCGGCCTGGGCCAGCTTCTCTACTTTCACTTGTCGATCTTTCAACAGCAGCAGGCCATGACCGTATTGATTGCAATGTTCGTCCTGGTGGCCCTTGTCGACCTGGCAAGCGGCCGGCTGCGGCGCAACCTGGGGCATGCCCATGCGTGA
- a CDS encoding PhnE/PtxC family ABC transporter permease: MPPRIAPALRDPLARRRLVWLLAALVIAWPMLQLSGFAPSALFAPGNLQVIGGFLAGFLPPETAPDFLAMLAKATLETLAMATAGTALAFVIGAPLAFVTTRALSISRIGPGPGRTQAGMVRQAGRSVLMVLRAVPEIVWALVFVRALGLGPAAGVLALAITYGGMLGKVYAEVLESTDTRPARALLESGSGRFAALVYGLLPNSAQELISYTVYRWECAVRASVVMGFVGAGGLGQLMDQSMKMLNGGEASSILLVFLVLVLLADALSNALRRLLA; encoded by the coding sequence TTGCCCCCACGTATAGCGCCCGCATTGCGCGACCCGTTGGCGCGCCGCCGCCTGGTGTGGCTGCTGGCCGCGCTCGTCATCGCATGGCCGATGCTGCAGCTGTCGGGCTTTGCGCCGTCCGCGCTGTTCGCGCCCGGCAACCTGCAGGTGATCGGCGGTTTCCTGGCCGGCTTTCTGCCGCCAGAAACCGCACCGGATTTTCTGGCGATGCTGGCCAAGGCCACGCTGGAGACGCTGGCCATGGCCACAGCCGGCACAGCGCTGGCATTCGTCATTGGCGCGCCGCTGGCCTTCGTCACCACACGCGCGCTCTCGATCTCGCGCATCGGCCCCGGACCGGGCCGCACGCAAGCCGGCATGGTGCGGCAAGCCGGGCGCTCGGTGCTGATGGTGCTGCGCGCCGTGCCCGAGATCGTCTGGGCGCTGGTCTTCGTGCGCGCGCTCGGCCTGGGCCCTGCAGCAGGCGTGCTGGCGCTGGCCATCACCTATGGCGGCATGCTCGGCAAGGTGTACGCCGAGGTACTCGAATCGACCGACACGCGCCCCGCCCGCGCTTTGCTGGAAAGCGGCAGCGGGCGCTTTGCAGCATTGGTGTACGGCCTGTTGCCCAACTCCGCGCAGGAGCTCATTTCGTACACCGTGTACCGCTGGGAATGCGCCGTCAGGGCCTCGGTGGTGATGGGCTTCGTGGGCGCGGGCGGCCTGGGCCAGCTCATGGACCAGTCGATGAAGATGCTCAACGGCGGCGAGGCCAGCAGCATCCTGCTGGTGTTCCTGGTGCTGGTGCTGCTCGCCGATGCGCTGAGCAATGCGTTGCGAAGGTTGCTGGCATGA
- a CDS encoding phosphonate ABC transporter ATP-binding protein, with protein sequence MSFSLDRVGLVHPNGHRALQGVSLAARGGERVAVIGPSGAGKTTLLRVLGAALRPGEGTVQLLGESPWSLAAPALRNLRARIGTVHQSPPIAPRLRVVTAVLSGRLGQWSAMRALASLLRPSDLAGAHEVLSRLSLEDRLFDRCDRLSGGQLQRVGIARVLYQRPALLLADEPVSALDPTLADAALQQLAAQSEATGATLVASLHAVDLALRWFPRIVGMRGGQVVFDEPVGNVTEAMLAALYASEGGLPMQAPERPIGIAPGPFASGAENSIERPDCL encoded by the coding sequence TGCAAGGCGTGTCGCTCGCGGCGCGCGGCGGCGAGCGGGTGGCCGTCATCGGGCCTTCCGGCGCGGGCAAGACCACGCTGCTGCGCGTGCTCGGCGCCGCGCTGCGGCCCGGCGAAGGCACGGTGCAGCTGCTCGGCGAATCGCCTTGGAGCCTGGCGGCGCCCGCATTGCGCAACTTGCGCGCACGCATCGGCACCGTGCACCAGAGCCCGCCAATCGCGCCGCGCCTGCGCGTGGTCACCGCCGTGCTCTCGGGGCGGCTGGGGCAATGGAGCGCGATGCGCGCACTGGCCTCGCTGCTGCGCCCGTCAGACCTTGCAGGGGCGCACGAGGTGCTCTCGCGCCTCTCGCTCGAAGACCGGTTGTTCGACCGCTGCGACCGCCTCTCCGGCGGCCAGCTGCAGCGCGTGGGCATTGCGCGCGTGCTCTATCAGCGGCCCGCGCTGCTGCTGGCCGACGAGCCGGTATCCGCGCTCGACCCGACGCTGGCCGATGCAGCGTTGCAGCAGCTGGCGGCGCAAAGCGAAGCGACCGGCGCCACTCTGGTGGCTTCGCTGCATGCGGTCGACCTGGCGCTGCGCTGGTTTCCGCGCATCGTGGGCATGCGCGGCGGGCAGGTAGTTTTCGACGAGCCCGTCGGCAACGTGACCGAGGCGATGCTCGCGGCGCTTTATGCGAGCGAAGGCGGGTTGCCGATGCAGGCACCGGAACGGCCTATCGGCATCGCACCGGGCCCATTCGCTTCGGGCGCCGAGAACTCCATCGAACGCCCGGATTGCCTGTGA